The genomic segment CGAGGCGGGCGGCGAAGTCGGGGCGCCGGGCCCACAAGGCCGCCCCCCGCCCCGCCCGCGTCGCCGCGACCGCCAGGGCCGTTCCCCAGCCACCTGCCCCCAGCACCGGAACCGGACGGGTCATGCCTCCCCCGCCCAGGCGAAGACCCACACGCGAGGCGTCTCCGCGGACGGCGGTGCGTAATCCGGGTACTCCACGACCTCCCAGCGCGCGAATCCTGCGGCTCCCAGGAGGGGTTCGAGGTCGGCGGGGTCGTACCCGCGTTCGCGGTGCACCTCCAGGAATTCCTCCCAGGTGCCCTGCGCGTCCTGCACCCGGCAAAAGGCCTGGACCACGCCGAGGTCCGCCTCCGGGTCGTGGTGGTGCGACCAGTGGTAGTGGACCTCCCGCCCGTCCGGGGTGTGGGCCAGCCCTTCGACCGCTCCTCCCTCCCAGAGGTCCCGCACGCCCAGCCGGGTGTTCAGGTCGCAGGCGAGCAGACCGCCGGGGCACAGGTGGGCCCGCGCCCGCCCGAGGGCCGCCCCCAGCTCGGCGGGCGTGAGGAGGTTGTTCAGGCTGTCGAAGACGCAGGTCACGAGGTCGAAGGTCTCCCCGAGGTCGA from the Deinococcus planocerae genome contains:
- a CDS encoding class I SAM-dependent DNA methyltransferase, which encodes MQSQPPFTALAAVYDAIMADVEYDHWADFVLTYARDGGLEPRSALDLACGTGGLTRELTAAGLVVHGLDGSAEMLRVARERLGAGVTLSVGDLRTFDLGETFDLVTCVFDSLNNLLTPAELGAALGRARAHLCPGGLLACDLNTRLGVRDLWEGGAVEGLAHTPDGREVHYHWSHHHDPEADLGVVQAFCRVQDAQGTWEEFLEVHRERGYDPADLEPLLGAAGFARWEVVEYPDYAPPSAETPRVWVFAWAGEA